From a single Silene latifolia isolate original U9 population chromosome 6, ASM4854445v1, whole genome shotgun sequence genomic region:
- the LOC141586844 gene encoding large ribosomal subunit protein uL3z-like: MSHRKFEHPRHGSLGFLPRKRASRQRGKVKAFPKDDPSSPPKLTAFLGYKAGMTHIVRDVEKPGSKLHKKETCEAVTIVETPPMVIVGVVGYVKTPRGLRTLNTVWAQHLSEEIKRRFYKNWCKSKKKAFTKYSKKYESDEGKKDIQSQLEKLKKYATVIRVLAHTQIRKMKGLKQKKAHMMEIQVNGGTIAQKVDFAYGFFEKQVPIDAVFQKDEMIDIIGVTKGKGYEGVVTRWGVTRLPRKTHRGLRKVACIGAWHPARVSYTVARAGQNGYHHRTEMNKKIYKLGKVGQENHTAMTEYDRTEKDITPMGGFPHYGIVKDDYLLIKGCCVGPKKRVVTLRQSLLKQTSRVALEEINIKFIDTSSKFGHGRHQTSDEKNKFYGRAKATAA, encoded by the exons ATGTCTCACAGGAAGTTTGAGCACCCTAGACACGGTTCCCTCGGGTTTCTGCCCAGGAAGAGGGCTTCTCGCCAAAGAGGCAAAG TGAAGGCTTTCCCCAAGGATGATCCTAGCAGTCCACCAAAGCTTACTGCTTTCTTAGGTTACAAAGCTGGGATGACCCACATTGTCAGGGATGTCGAGAAGCCTGGTTCAA AACTGCACAAGAAAGAGACTTGTGAGGCAGTGACCATTGTTGAGACCCCTCCAATGGTTATTGTTGGCGTTGTTGGTTATGTGAAGACACCTCGCGGCCTTCGCACATTGAACACTGTCTGGGCACAGCATCTCAGCGAGGAGATCAAGAGGAGGTTCTACAAGAACTGGTGCAAGTCAAAGAAGAAGGCTTTCACCAAATACTCCAAGAAGTATGAGAGTGATGAAGGAAAGAAAGATATTCAATCTCAACTTGAGAAGTTGAAGAAGTATGCTACCGTCATCAGGGTTTTGGCTCACACTCAG attaggaagatgaaggGTTTGAAGCAGAAGAAGGCTCACATGATGGAAATCCAGGTCAATGGTGGCACTATCGCCCAAAAGGTTGACTTTGCCTATGGCTTCTTTGAGAAGCAAGTGCCCATTGATGCTGTTTTCCAGAAGGATGAAATGATTGACATCATTGGTGTGACCAAGGGTAAGGGTTATGAAGGTGTTGTTACCCGTTGGGGAGTCACTCGTCTTCCCCGTAAGACCCACAGAGGTTTGCGTAAGGTTGCTTGTATTGGTGCTTGGCATCCGGCTAGGGTTTCATACACTGTTGCCAGAGCTGGTCAGAATGGTTACCATCACCGTACTGAGATGAACAAGAAGATCTACAAGCTCGGTAAGGTTGGTCAAGAGAATCACACTGCTATGACCGAGTATGACAG GACTGAGAAGGACATCACTCCCATGGGTGGCTTCCCTCACTATGGTATTGTCAAGGACGATTACCTGTTGATCAAGGGATGCTGCGTGGGTCCTAAGAAGAGAGTAGTGACATTGAGGCAGTCTCTTCTTAAACAGACTTCACGTGTTGCTCTTGAGGAAATTAACATCAAGTTTATCGACACATCTTCCAAGTTTGGTCATGGCCGTCACCAGACTTCAGATGAGAAGAATAAGTTTTATGGCCGAGCTAAAGCCACCGCCGCTTAA